A section of the Lampris incognitus isolate fLamInc1 chromosome 8, fLamInc1.hap2, whole genome shotgun sequence genome encodes:
- the LOC130116357 gene encoding olfactory receptor 52N2-like, with the protein MENQTFSADILLLEGLKVMPQSSVPAFLLLLFTYIFIIVSNIGLILLISVEGSLHQPMYLLFCNMSINDVFGATTIIPRLLSDIFIERTERYISYIACAIQAFCSHFHAGTSHTVLIIMAFDRYVAICNPLQYATIMTNKMVLKLTISAWTAAFTLVAILIGLSVRLSRCRRIVVNPFCDNASLFKLSCQNLLVNHIYGIGSAIVILSSSIGSIVLTYLRIAMVCLSSKNKALNGRALQTCATHLLVYMIMLVSSFTPIIMHRVSGWADKGKVASLLFHVVPPALNAVIYGLQIKEVRLKIFRVFFHNKVSLMGVK; encoded by the coding sequence ATGGAGAACCAGACTTTCAGCGCGGATATTTTGCTTCTTGAGGGGTTAAAGGTCATGCCCCAGTCCTCAGTCCCTGCTTTTTTACTCCTTCTCTTCACATACATCTTCATTATAGTGTCTAACATTGGCCTGATACTCCTGATCTCAGTGGAGGGTAGCCTCCACCAACCCATGTATCTGCTTTTTTGTAACATGAGTATAAATGATGTCTTTGGGGCCACAACCATTATACCTCGCTTGCTCAGTGACATTTTCATTGAAAGAACAGAACGGTATATTAGCTACATAGCGTGTGCTATTCAAGCATTTTGTTCTCATTTTCATGCGGGAACTTCTCATACAGTACTCATCATCATGGCTTTCGATCGGTACGTGGCCATCTGTAATCCCTTGCAATATGCTACTATCATGACCAACAAGATGGTGTTAAAACTGACCATCTCTGCCTGGACAGCTGCCTTCACCTTAGTGGCAATCCTCATAGGCCTGTCTGTCCGCCTTTCACGCTGCAGACGAATTGTGGTCAACCCCTTCTGTGACAATGCATCCTTGTTCAAACTCTCCTGTCAGAACCTGCTGGTCAACCACATTTACGGCATAGGCAGTGCTATAGTTATCCTCAGCTCCTCGATTGGGAGTATAGTCCTCACCTACCTAAGGATCGCCATGGTGTGCCTGAGTAGTAAGAACAAAGCATTAAATGGTCGAGCGCTGCAAACTTGTGCCACCCACCTGCTTGTGTATATGATTATGCTGGTTTCAAGTTTCACCCCTATTATCATGCACCGGGTGTCTGGCTGGGCGGATAAAGGGAAAGTGGCGTCTCTTCTGTTCCATGTGGTCCCCCCTGCCCTGAATGCTGTCATCTATGGGCTGCAAATCAAGGAAGTCAGGCTGAAAATCTTCAGAGTATTTTTTCATAATAAAGTGTCTTTGATGGGTGTGAAATGA